The proteins below come from a single Candidatus Didemnitutus sp. genomic window:
- a CDS encoding LacI family DNA-binding transcriptional regulator: protein MPARRAQRLDKTGIVQIAAKLGVSPSTVSRALRPETAHLVREDRRKEILDLAERQHFLPNLGARMLRKGVNMTLTVVVPLDENIFFSEYYGRFLAGTLHAAAARGWGVHICTLRRKEGGSFREAMQHVALNSSGLIYLAEPLSQADVQELKGYRRPFVLTKSALPPGVRATDLGVPVVGVDNLAGARSVASLLLQLGHRKIGLLLGPPGSRDADERRRGYMEMLEKAGAKPRAEWIFEGNFSAETGRAGIGKFLQCVERPTAVCCANDEIAFGAINAAHVAGLKCPEDLSVVGFDDGIWATACQPALTTVRQPLADMAERAVGLIVEAANAPGHSTRVVLDEMPAPMMIRESTRPLRTERK from the coding sequence ATGCCCGCCCGCCGCGCTCAACGGCTCGATAAGACCGGTATCGTCCAGATCGCCGCCAAGCTCGGCGTCTCGCCTTCCACCGTCTCCCGCGCTCTGCGCCCCGAGACGGCGCACCTCGTGCGCGAGGACCGGCGCAAGGAGATCCTCGATCTGGCGGAGCGGCAGCACTTCCTCCCGAATCTCGGCGCGCGCATGCTCCGCAAGGGCGTGAACATGACGCTGACGGTCGTGGTGCCGCTGGATGAAAACATTTTCTTCTCGGAATACTACGGGCGTTTCCTGGCGGGCACGCTGCACGCCGCCGCCGCGCGCGGGTGGGGCGTGCACATCTGCACGTTGCGGCGAAAAGAGGGTGGCAGCTTCCGCGAGGCGATGCAGCACGTCGCGCTGAACTCCTCGGGCCTCATCTATCTGGCCGAGCCGCTGTCGCAGGCGGATGTGCAGGAGTTGAAGGGCTACCGCCGGCCGTTCGTGTTGACCAAATCCGCCTTGCCGCCCGGCGTGCGCGCCACGGATCTGGGCGTGCCGGTGGTCGGAGTGGACAATCTCGCGGGCGCGCGCTCCGTCGCGAGCCTGCTGCTTCAACTCGGGCATCGAAAGATCGGGCTCTTGCTCGGACCGCCGGGCTCGCGCGACGCCGATGAGCGCCGCCGCGGCTACATGGAGATGCTCGAAAAAGCCGGCGCGAAGCCCCGCGCGGAGTGGATTTTCGAGGGGAATTTCAGCGCCGAGACCGGGCGTGCGGGTATCGGCAAGTTCCTGCAATGCGTCGAGCGGCCGACCGCAGTGTGCTGCGCCAACGACGAGATCGCCTTCGGCGCGATCAACGCGGCGCATGTCGCCGGGCTGAAATGTCCGGAAGACCTTTCGGTCGTCGGGTTCGACGACGGCATCTGGGCCACCGCGTGCCAGCCGGCGCTCACCACCGTGCGCCAGCCGTTGGCCGACATGGCCGAGCGCGCCGTGGGTCTGATCGTGGAAGCCGCAAACGCGCCCGGGCACAGCACGCGCGTCGTGCTCGATGAGATGCCTGCGCCGATGATGATCCGCGAATCGACGCGGCCGTTGCGCACCGAGCGGAAATAA
- the polX gene encoding DNA polymerase/3'-5' exonuclease PolX encodes MKKAEIAAVLNDIATLLELKGENPFKIRAYVGGARVIESLSEEEIAARVAAGTLDEVKGIGDALAQKVGELHATGKLEFYEKLKASLPPGLVELLEIPGVGPKKIKALHEQLGIDSIAKLEAGCKAGQVAALAGFGEKTQAKILEGIANRAAYGKRHVWLEAWEVAEPILAGLRALPQVEQAEHAGSLRRRLETVGDLDFLVATREPLPVADWFVKLPVVKEVTAHGETKASVRLHSGIQADLRLVPPEQFVFALHHFTGSKDHNVQMRGRALQRGLSMSEWGLVPAEGEGTAKQKAEDRGRKTEIKTEEQLFRALGLNFIPPELREGLGEIEAAEAGPLPRLLEEIDLRGVFHNHTTESDGHNTLEEMVRAAQELGWDYLGIADHSKASFQARGLDEARLAAQVAAIRKLNAAKKFTTHVFAGSEVDILPDGRLDFADDVLATLDYVVVSVHSSFKQSREDMTARIIRAIENPHVTMLGHLTGRILLERPGYDVDAEKIIDAAIANGVIIELNASPWRLDMDWRLWRRAAERGLLTSINPDAHSTDQLQWFKAGVAAARKGWLTREQVLNTRSLAEVQRYLAARRR; translated from the coding sequence ATGAAGAAAGCCGAGATTGCCGCCGTCCTCAACGACATCGCCACGCTGCTGGAGCTGAAGGGCGAGAATCCGTTCAAGATTCGCGCCTACGTGGGCGGGGCGCGCGTGATCGAGTCGCTGAGCGAGGAGGAGATCGCCGCCCGCGTCGCCGCCGGGACGCTCGACGAGGTCAAGGGCATCGGCGACGCGTTGGCGCAGAAGGTCGGCGAGTTGCACGCGACGGGGAAACTGGAGTTCTACGAAAAATTGAAGGCATCGTTGCCGCCGGGTTTGGTGGAGTTGCTGGAGATTCCCGGCGTCGGTCCGAAGAAGATCAAGGCGCTGCACGAGCAGCTCGGCATCGACTCGATCGCGAAGCTCGAAGCGGGTTGCAAGGCCGGCCAGGTCGCGGCGCTGGCGGGCTTCGGCGAGAAGACGCAGGCGAAGATTCTCGAGGGGATCGCGAACCGTGCCGCCTACGGCAAGCGCCACGTCTGGCTCGAGGCGTGGGAAGTCGCCGAGCCCATCCTCGCGGGCTTGCGCGCGCTGCCGCAGGTGGAGCAGGCGGAGCACGCGGGAAGCTTGCGGCGCCGACTGGAGACGGTGGGCGACCTGGATTTTCTGGTCGCGACGCGTGAGCCGCTGCCGGTGGCGGATTGGTTCGTGAAATTGCCGGTGGTGAAGGAGGTCACGGCGCACGGCGAGACGAAGGCCAGCGTGCGGCTGCATTCGGGCATCCAGGCGGATTTGCGGCTCGTGCCGCCGGAGCAGTTCGTGTTCGCGCTGCACCATTTCACCGGGTCCAAGGACCACAATGTCCAGATGCGCGGTCGCGCGTTGCAGCGCGGACTGAGCATGAGCGAGTGGGGGCTCGTGCCGGCGGAAGGCGAGGGGACGGCGAAACAGAAGGCGGAGGACCGCGGGCGGAAAACTGAGATCAAGACGGAGGAGCAGCTGTTTCGCGCGCTGGGATTGAATTTCATTCCGCCGGAACTGCGCGAAGGTCTCGGCGAAATCGAAGCCGCGGAGGCCGGGCCGCTGCCGCGCTTGCTCGAGGAGATCGACCTGCGCGGCGTGTTTCACAACCACACGACGGAGTCGGACGGTCACAACACGCTCGAGGAAATGGTCCGTGCGGCGCAGGAGCTCGGTTGGGATTATCTCGGCATCGCCGATCACTCGAAGGCGAGTTTTCAGGCGCGCGGGCTCGACGAGGCACGGCTCGCGGCGCAGGTCGCGGCGATCCGGAAGCTCAATGCGGCGAAGAAATTCACGACCCACGTCTTCGCTGGCAGCGAGGTCGATATCCTGCCCGACGGGCGGCTGGATTTTGCCGATGATGTGCTGGCGACGCTGGATTACGTCGTGGTGTCGGTGCACTCGTCGTTCAAGCAGAGTCGCGAAGACATGACCGCGCGCATCATTCGCGCGATCGAGAACCCGCATGTGACGATGCTCGGCCACCTCACTGGTCGCATCCTGCTCGAGCGGCCGGGTTACGACGTCGACGCCGAGAAGATCATCGACGCGGCGATCGCCAACGGTGTGATCATCGAGCTGAACGCCAGTCCGTGGCGCCTCGACATGGATTGGCGGCTGTGGCGTCGCGCGGCGGAGCGCGGACTGCTGACGAGCATCAATCCCGACGCGCACTCGACCGATCAGTTGCAGTGGTTTAAGGCCGGCGTCGCCGCCGCGCGCAAGGGCTGGCTGACGCGCGAGCAGGTGCTCAACACGCGATCGCTGGCAGAGGTGCAGAGATACCTCGCGGCGCGGCGCCGTTAA
- a CDS encoding NAD-dependent epimerase/dehydratase family protein, with the protein MPKLRAMIHLVTGAAGFIASQVCEQLLAEGHTVVGVDNLNDYYDPRLKDYRLARLLGEAEGFVPGPKRRSRYAGRAVQKGHFVFRALDLEDLPALEALFAEFEFDAVFNLAARAGVRYSLVNPHVYLSTNAHGTLNVMEAMRRHGVKKQVLASTSSLYAGCPMPFTEDQPVNTPLSPYAATKKAAEVMAYTYHKLYGIDTTVVRYFTVFGPAGRPDMAPFRFIEWIARGQPIELFGDGTQARDFTFVDDIARGTILAVRPVGYEIVNLGGGNNPVNLHTIIGFIESALGRKGTFDGKPPHAADMQETWADIAKAGRLFGWKPQVSVEEGFRRTVAWHREHAGWLREIQL; encoded by the coding sequence GTGCCCAAGCTCCGCGCGATGATTCACTTGGTCACCGGCGCGGCGGGTTTCATCGCCTCCCAGGTCTGCGAGCAGCTCCTCGCGGAGGGGCACACCGTCGTCGGGGTGGACAATCTGAACGACTACTACGATCCGCGCCTCAAGGACTACCGGCTCGCGCGGCTCCTCGGCGAGGCGGAGGGATTCGTGCCGGGGCCAAAACGGCGGTCGCGCTACGCGGGACGCGCGGTGCAGAAGGGGCATTTTGTATTTCGCGCGCTTGATCTCGAGGATTTGCCCGCGCTGGAAGCGTTGTTCGCAGAGTTCGAGTTCGATGCGGTCTTCAATTTGGCCGCGCGCGCCGGTGTGCGTTACAGTCTCGTGAATCCTCACGTCTATCTTTCCACCAACGCGCACGGCACGCTCAACGTCATGGAGGCAATGCGGCGACATGGCGTGAAAAAGCAGGTGCTCGCCTCGACTTCGTCGCTCTACGCAGGTTGTCCGATGCCCTTCACGGAGGATCAGCCGGTCAACACGCCTCTCTCGCCTTACGCGGCGACCAAGAAGGCGGCGGAGGTGATGGCCTACACCTACCACAAGCTCTACGGAATCGACACGACTGTGGTGCGCTACTTCACGGTGTTCGGGCCTGCGGGTCGTCCGGACATGGCGCCGTTTCGCTTCATCGAGTGGATCGCGCGCGGCCAGCCCATCGAGCTTTTCGGCGACGGCACGCAGGCGCGCGATTTCACCTTCGTCGACGATATCGCGCGCGGCACGATACTCGCCGTGAGGCCGGTGGGCTACGAGATCGTCAACCTCGGCGGTGGCAACAATCCCGTGAATCTGCACACGATCATCGGGTTCATCGAGTCAGCGCTCGGGCGGAAAGGGACCTTCGACGGCAAGCCGCCGCATGCTGCCGACATGCAGGAGACTTGGGCGGACATCGCGAAGGCGGGCCGTCTCTTCGGTTGGAAACCGCAAGTTTCCGTTGAGGAAGGTTTCCGTCGCACTGTGGCGTGGCACCGCGAGCATGCGGGCTGGCTGCGGGAAATTCAGCTTTGA
- a CDS encoding DegT/DnrJ/EryC1/StrS family aminotransferase, translated as MPDVPRRLYSADPKAGYLATKVEIDAAVARVLDSGTYIHGRELAAFETEFAAWLGAGGCAGVANGTDAIELALRALGVGPGDRVATVANTVTATAAAIVAAGAEPIYVEIEAGTMLMAPAALAATLRADTARTIKAIVPVHLYGQACDMPAILALAREHGAKVIEDCAQAHGAAVNGRRAGTWGDLAAFSFYPTKNLGALGDGGAVVGGDAAALERVRLLRQYGWRMRYVSDEHGRNSRLDELQAAILRARLPRLATENALRSRLAACYVESLVGAAVQLPFVAPGREHVWHQFVVRTPRRDALRTALEAQGIFCGVLYPLPIYRQPGYAQDVSLPETDRACAEVISLPLHPGLTLADVAQVAAAVRAAL; from the coding sequence ATGCCCGACGTGCCTCGCCGCCTCTACTCCGCCGACCCGAAGGCTGGTTATCTAGCCACCAAGGTCGAAATCGACGCCGCGGTCGCGCGCGTGCTCGACAGCGGCACCTACATTCACGGACGCGAACTGGCGGCGTTCGAGACGGAGTTTGCGGCTTGGCTCGGGGCGGGCGGATGTGCGGGCGTGGCCAATGGCACCGACGCCATCGAGCTCGCCTTGCGCGCGCTGGGAGTCGGTCCGGGCGATCGCGTCGCGACGGTGGCGAACACCGTGACTGCGACGGCGGCGGCGATCGTCGCCGCAGGAGCCGAGCCGATCTACGTCGAAATCGAGGCGGGCACGATGCTGATGGCCCCGGCGGCGCTCGCCGCGACGCTGCGTGCGGATACGGCGCGCACCATCAAGGCGATCGTGCCGGTGCATCTCTACGGCCAGGCGTGCGACATGCCGGCGATCCTCGCGCTGGCGCGGGAGCATGGCGCGAAGGTGATCGAGGATTGCGCGCAGGCGCACGGTGCCGCGGTCAACGGGCGCCGCGCGGGCACGTGGGGCGATCTCGCGGCGTTCAGCTTTTATCCGACGAAGAATCTCGGCGCGCTCGGCGATGGCGGCGCGGTGGTCGGTGGCGATGCCGCTGCGCTCGAGCGCGTGCGTCTCCTCCGGCAATACGGCTGGCGCATGCGCTATGTGAGCGACGAGCATGGACGCAACAGCCGGCTCGATGAGCTGCAGGCGGCGATCCTGCGTGCGCGGCTGCCGCGTCTCGCGACGGAAAACGCCCTGCGCTCCCGGCTGGCGGCGTGCTACGTCGAATCCCTCGTGGGCGCCGCGGTGCAGTTACCGTTCGTCGCGCCGGGGCGCGAGCATGTATGGCATCAGTTTGTCGTGCGCACGCCGCGCCGCGACGCGCTGCGCACGGCGCTCGAGGCGCAGGGGATTTTCTGCGGCGTGCTCTATCCGCTGCCGATCTACCGGCAGCCCGGTTATGCGCAGGATGTTTCGCTGCCGGAGACCGACCGCGCATGCGCGGAGGTTATTTCGCTGCCGCTGCATCCGGGGCTGACGCTCGCGGATGTGGCGCAAGTGGCCGCGGCGGTGCGCGCGGCACTCTGA
- a CDS encoding TonB-dependent receptor produces MKTPIPRLIPLAVALTLGAQPALRAQNAAAPENTPPAKDDVYTLTPFVVNTDKDVGYVAVDSLAGGRTNTPIKFTPSSMSSITRTAIDDIGIQNVREALKWTPNVVPEDLNAGKGFGGSAFHDWAFNYRGAGAGEQGGPGPTRNYFSFYQNQDAYNVERIEFLRGPNSIIFGLGTVGGQLSTYTKVPRLDKNLTKATVTVDNNGSNRYEVDINRKVNDTVALRLNAVKDNNQGWREGDVNRTKAVDLAALWKITDDAQVRVEGEYANVRRSLISSGIGDKISGWDGTTASNTWGAAPVGTARTQPIQNAGAWGDWLSPFWVYVPSLPVGKQLMGWAGGYASSNSLSDIGQALNYQPKAGWYPSQIKLPWEATYQSTAKIPLRPSYDWTYGNGVSDIKYRDITVTYDQKINQNFDFTAAFYRYYDTQTAKDYEGTGGAAIDINKQLPDGSANPNYGKAFADFFLSKQTQTRNVTEGRAQLNYHFDSSLFGQSWKQLFSVAASQKDLKQSARQYLGQVGNGTTITNPADWVQNMIWGRIYLDTPNQVMAIPEVVNGRAVAYMPKADGYWFDFDDTFKLTDVAVMSQSRLLDDALTVTLGARRDSYDENLRELRRGPNLTDNIVNESQSGNTYSAGAVYFLKGGLGLVANWSKNIQPPHAGSQPLLSGARPKPEEGKGLEYGLRWSTNDNKYYATLIRYDTQSKGHLVENPIGFRGVWQKYNIAQGLPSESGKGGLAFSDTTSLDVKGYEFEITANPTKNLRLQASWGTQDTSKVDYYPDSRAYFASNSAAWNAVVNNAALDATARNNLRTEIASVQNALDQAKPGAKQDGQLKYTVAFFANYTFTDEMLKGLEIGGGASYAAKPYAGVFDGVEYYGDSRLSTTLTLQYHTKVASVPLHLALYIDNVLDDQDPWVTSYHWGYTDTSGRHIKDGYILQAPRTFRLAARFEF; encoded by the coding sequence ATGAAAACCCCGATCCCCCGCCTGATCCCGTTGGCCGTCGCGCTGACGTTGGGCGCCCAGCCCGCCCTGCGGGCGCAGAATGCTGCTGCGCCCGAGAACACTCCGCCGGCGAAAGACGACGTCTACACGTTGACGCCGTTCGTCGTGAACACCGACAAGGACGTCGGCTATGTGGCCGTCGATTCGTTGGCCGGTGGCCGCACCAACACGCCGATCAAGTTCACGCCGTCCTCGATGTCGTCCATCACCCGGACGGCCATCGACGACATCGGCATCCAGAATGTCCGCGAGGCGCTCAAGTGGACGCCGAATGTCGTGCCCGAGGACCTCAACGCCGGCAAAGGCTTCGGCGGTTCCGCGTTCCACGATTGGGCCTTCAACTACCGTGGCGCCGGCGCCGGCGAGCAAGGCGGTCCCGGACCGACGAGAAACTACTTCTCGTTCTACCAGAACCAGGACGCCTACAACGTCGAGCGCATCGAATTCCTCCGCGGCCCGAACTCCATCATCTTCGGCCTCGGCACCGTCGGCGGCCAGTTGAGCACCTACACGAAGGTCCCGCGCCTCGACAAGAACCTCACCAAGGCGACCGTCACCGTCGATAACAACGGCTCGAACCGCTACGAGGTCGACATCAACCGCAAGGTGAACGACACCGTCGCGCTCCGCCTGAACGCGGTGAAGGACAACAACCAGGGCTGGCGCGAAGGCGACGTCAACCGCACCAAGGCGGTCGATCTCGCGGCTCTGTGGAAGATCACCGACGACGCCCAAGTCCGCGTCGAAGGCGAATACGCCAACGTCCGCCGCTCGCTCATCTCGTCCGGCATCGGCGACAAGATCTCCGGTTGGGACGGCACGACGGCCTCCAACACCTGGGGCGCCGCTCCGGTCGGCACCGCTCGCACCCAGCCGATCCAAAACGCCGGCGCGTGGGGCGATTGGCTGAGCCCCTTCTGGGTCTACGTTCCGAGTCTTCCGGTCGGCAAGCAGCTCATGGGCTGGGCCGGCGGCTACGCCTCCTCCAATAGCCTCTCCGACATCGGCCAGGCGCTCAACTACCAGCCCAAAGCCGGTTGGTATCCCTCCCAGATCAAGCTCCCGTGGGAAGCGACTTACCAGAGCACGGCCAAGATCCCGTTGCGCCCCAGCTACGACTGGACCTACGGCAACGGCGTCAGCGACATCAAGTATCGCGACATCACCGTCACCTACGACCAGAAGATCAACCAGAACTTCGACTTCACCGCGGCCTTCTATCGTTACTACGACACGCAGACCGCGAAGGATTATGAAGGCACCGGCGGCGCCGCGATCGACATCAACAAGCAGCTCCCGGACGGCTCCGCCAATCCGAACTACGGCAAGGCGTTCGCCGACTTCTTCCTCAGCAAGCAGACGCAGACCCGCAACGTCACCGAAGGCCGTGCGCAGTTGAACTACCATTTCGACTCGTCCCTCTTCGGCCAGTCGTGGAAGCAACTGTTCTCCGTCGCCGCGTCGCAGAAGGACCTCAAGCAATCCGCCCGCCAATACCTCGGCCAGGTCGGCAACGGCACCACCATCACCAATCCGGCTGACTGGGTGCAGAACATGATCTGGGGCCGTATCTACCTCGATACGCCGAACCAGGTCATGGCCATTCCGGAAGTCGTCAACGGCCGTGCGGTCGCCTACATGCCCAAGGCCGACGGCTACTGGTTCGACTTCGACGACACCTTCAAGCTCACCGACGTCGCCGTCATGTCGCAATCGCGCCTCCTGGACGACGCACTCACCGTCACTCTCGGCGCGCGCCGCGATTCCTACGACGAAAACCTCCGCGAGCTCCGCCGCGGCCCGAACCTGACCGACAACATCGTCAACGAGTCGCAGAGCGGCAACACCTACTCCGCGGGCGCCGTCTACTTCCTCAAGGGCGGCCTCGGTCTCGTCGCCAACTGGTCGAAGAACATCCAGCCCCCGCACGCCGGTTCGCAACCGCTCCTCAGCGGCGCCCGCCCGAAGCCCGAAGAAGGCAAGGGCCTCGAATACGGTCTGCGTTGGTCGACCAACGACAACAAATACTACGCGACCCTCATCCGCTACGACACGCAGTCGAAGGGCCACCTCGTCGAGAACCCGATCGGCTTCCGCGGCGTCTGGCAGAAATACAACATCGCGCAGGGCCTCCCCTCCGAGTCGGGCAAGGGCGGTCTCGCCTTCTCCGACACCACGTCGCTCGACGTGAAGGGCTACGAGTTCGAAATCACGGCCAACCCGACCAAGAACCTCCGCCTCCAGGCGAGCTGGGGCACGCAGGACACGTCCAAGGTCGACTACTACCCGGACAGCCGCGCCTACTTCGCCTCGAACTCGGCGGCCTGGAATGCGGTCGTGAACAACGCCGCGCTCGACGCCACCGCGCGCAACAACCTGCGCACCGAGATCGCCAGCGTGCAGAACGCTCTCGATCAGGCCAAGCCCGGTGCCAAGCAGGACGGCCAGCTCAAGTATACCGTCGCGTTCTTCGCGAACTACACGTTCACCGACGAGATGCTGAAGGGCCTCGAAATCGGCGGCGGCGCCAGCTATGCCGCCAAGCCCTATGCCGGCGTCTTCGACGGCGTCGAATACTACGGCGACTCCCGTCTCTCGACGACGCTGACGCTGCAGTATCACACCAAGGTCGCCTCGGTGCCGCTGCACCTCGCGCTCTACATCGACAACGTCCTCGACGACCAGGATCCGTGGGTCACCAGCTACCACTGGGGCTACACCGACACCTCCGGCCGCCACATCAAGGACGGCTACATCCTCCAGGCGCCGCGCACGTTCCGTCTCGCCGCGCGCTTCGAGTTCTAA
- a CDS encoding o-succinylbenzoate synthase has translation MSLRFSHRVYRRPLRTPLRTAHGLWSEREGILLRAEGTEGVVRYGEVAPLPDFGTETLEEAREACARLGDTLTASAVSDVPERMTCVRFALAALLAHEVPALPNGERLPVAALLPAGKAVLAALDAKLEAGFLAFKWKVGVARPEEELPLLDDLLARLPTYAKLRLDANGGWSNRDATRWLEFCAERPVEFVEQPVMDPDALLGLAEDYPVKLALDESVTGLAAAREWQARGWPGVFVIKPALAGPLDELVAWADETKPDLVLSSAIESALARAQILRAAFAERLTTRPLGFGVGEIFGDPVWDGPVIGPLLDGSWGAQVNPEAQWNAAS, from the coding sequence ATGTCCCTGCGGTTCAGTCATCGGGTCTATCGTCGTCCGCTGCGCACTCCGCTGCGCACGGCGCACGGGCTGTGGAGCGAGCGTGAAGGCATTTTACTGCGGGCCGAGGGGACGGAGGGCGTAGTGCGTTATGGCGAGGTCGCTCCGCTGCCGGATTTCGGCACGGAGACCCTGGAGGAAGCGCGGGAGGCTTGCGCGCGGCTCGGCGACACGCTGACGGCGAGCGCGGTCTCGGACGTGCCGGAGCGGATGACTTGCGTGCGTTTCGCGCTGGCGGCGCTCCTCGCGCACGAGGTGCCGGCGCTGCCGAACGGCGAGCGGTTGCCCGTGGCGGCGCTGCTGCCGGCGGGCAAGGCGGTGCTGGCGGCGCTCGACGCGAAACTCGAGGCGGGTTTCCTCGCCTTCAAATGGAAGGTCGGCGTGGCGCGACCCGAGGAGGAGCTGCCGTTGCTCGACGACTTGCTCGCAAGACTCCCGACTTACGCAAAGCTCCGGCTCGACGCCAACGGCGGCTGGTCGAATCGCGATGCGACGCGCTGGCTGGAATTTTGTGCGGAGCGCCCCGTCGAGTTCGTCGAGCAACCGGTGATGGATCCCGACGCTCTGCTCGGTCTCGCGGAAGATTACCCGGTGAAGCTCGCGCTGGACGAGTCGGTGACCGGGCTCGCCGCGGCGCGCGAATGGCAGGCGCGCGGCTGGCCGGGCGTGTTCGTGATCAAGCCGGCGCTCGCCGGGCCGCTCGACGAACTCGTGGCGTGGGCCGACGAAACGAAGCCCGATCTCGTGCTCTCGAGCGCGATCGAATCGGCACTGGCGCGCGCGCAGATCCTGCGGGCGGCGTTCGCGGAGAGACTCACCACGCGCCCGCTGGGTTTCGGCGTCGGCGAGATTTTCGGCGACCCCGTCTGGGATGGACCGGTGATCGGGCCGTTGCTCGACGGGTCGTGGGGGGCGCAGGTCAACCCGGAGGCGCAATGGAACGCCGCGAGTTAG
- a CDS encoding AMP-binding protein — MERRELARLLETVPHDDAPRTLIATADREVFRAEFARAAAGRGEVFLGDPSWNAADRAEFAQLPHVPTENTKAQLGLGWLMIPTGGSSGRLKFARHDSFTIAAAVKGFTQHFGLARVNALGLLPLFHVSGFMAWMRCVITGGEFVPGSWKDIEAGRRPVLPERADGWVLSLVPTQLERLLREPATVEWLRGFRIVFLGGAPAWPDLLDRAAEARVPLSLSYGMTETAAMVAALRPEEFAHGARSSGAVLPHARVVLGEGGAICVSGRSLFRGYYPDWRHERKMFETADLGRLDAARHLHVLGRRDAVIISGGEKVQPLAVEAVLKSATGCARLAVIGMPDREWGERVVAVYAADAEFDLARVRATVQHELPAPQRPKEYLALAHWPLTEAGKLNRAQLRQLAEAQLRTGATRGSA; from the coding sequence ATGGAACGCCGCGAGTTAGCGCGCTTGTTGGAAACGGTGCCGCACGACGATGCTCCTCGCACGTTGATCGCGACGGCGGATCGAGAGGTTTTTCGCGCTGAATTCGCGCGCGCTGCCGCCGGCCGTGGCGAGGTCTTCCTCGGCGATCCGTCTTGGAACGCGGCCGACCGCGCGGAGTTCGCACAGTTGCCCCATGTGCCGACGGAAAATACGAAGGCACAACTCGGTCTCGGCTGGCTGATGATTCCGACCGGCGGCTCGTCGGGCCGATTGAAATTTGCGCGACACGACAGTTTCACGATCGCGGCGGCCGTGAAGGGATTCACGCAGCACTTCGGACTCGCGCGCGTGAATGCCCTCGGGCTGCTGCCGCTGTTCCATGTGAGCGGTTTCATGGCGTGGATGCGCTGCGTGATCACGGGCGGCGAGTTCGTTCCAGGGAGTTGGAAAGACATCGAAGCCGGACGGCGGCCCGTGTTGCCAGAGCGCGCGGACGGCTGGGTGCTGTCGCTCGTGCCGACGCAACTCGAACGGCTGTTGCGCGAGCCTGCGACGGTCGAGTGGCTGCGGGGATTCCGGATCGTTTTCCTCGGAGGAGCGCCGGCGTGGCCGGATTTGCTCGATCGCGCGGCGGAGGCGCGTGTGCCGTTGTCGCTGAGCTACGGCATGACGGAGACGGCGGCGATGGTCGCGGCGCTGCGACCGGAGGAGTTCGCGCACGGGGCGCGCAGCTCGGGCGCCGTGCTACCGCATGCGCGCGTCGTGCTGGGCGAGGGCGGAGCGATCTGCGTGAGCGGGCGCTCGCTCTTCCGCGGCTACTATCCGGACTGGCGGCACGAGCGGAAGATGTTCGAGACGGCGGACCTCGGCCGGCTCGACGCGGCGCGCCACCTGCATGTGCTTGGGCGGCGCGATGCGGTGATCATTTCCGGCGGTGAGAAGGTGCAGCCGCTCGCGGTGGAGGCGGTGCTGAAATCCGCCACGGGCTGCGCACGGCTGGCGGTCATCGGCATGCCGGATCGCGAGTGGGGCGAGCGCGTCGTGGCGGTCTATGCGGCGGACGCGGAATTCGATCTCGCGCGGGTGCGCGCGACGGTGCAACACGAGCTGCCGGCGCCGCAACGGCCCAAGGAATATCTTGCGCTCGCGCACTGGCCGCTGACCGAAGCGGGGAAGCTGAATCGCGCGCAGTTGCGGCAGTTGGCAGAGGCACAGCTTCGCACTGGCGCGACGCGCGGGAGCGCGTAA